A stretch of the Marivirga tractuosa DSM 4126 genome encodes the following:
- a CDS encoding UDP-2,3-diacylglucosamine diphosphatase: MKTLKLDIPEDKKIYFASDFHLGAPNLQESHLREQRIVRWMNQIQADAAALFLVGDIFDFWHEYKKAIPKGFIRFQGKLAELADAGLPVYLFTGNHDMWMFGYFTEELGIDVFREPITLQANGSKILVGHGDGLGPGDRQYKFLKKVFENKLCQWLFRQIHPDLGISIANKWSASSRISSSTDETEKFLGEGEWLWTYAKKNEEHTHYDFYVFGHRHLPLDLEVNKNSRYINLGEWVNYNTFASFDGKDFVLDKFNEE; this comes from the coding sequence ATGAAAACCCTAAAACTGGACATACCGGAAGATAAGAAAATATATTTTGCATCAGATTTTCATTTGGGCGCACCCAATTTACAAGAAAGCCATTTAAGAGAGCAGAGGATAGTTAGATGGATGAATCAAATTCAAGCGGATGCTGCTGCTTTGTTTTTAGTTGGAGATATATTTGATTTCTGGCATGAATATAAAAAGGCTATCCCTAAAGGTTTTATTCGGTTTCAAGGCAAATTAGCAGAATTAGCAGATGCAGGATTGCCTGTCTATCTGTTTACAGGTAATCATGACATGTGGATGTTCGGCTATTTTACAGAAGAACTAGGTATTGATGTTTTCCGTGAACCGATTACGTTGCAAGCTAATGGAAGTAAGATACTAGTTGGCCATGGAGATGGCTTAGGGCCTGGTGATCGACAATATAAATTTCTAAAGAAGGTTTTTGAAAATAAATTATGCCAATGGTTATTCAGACAAATTCATCCTGATTTAGGAATAAGCATCGCCAATAAATGGTCAGCAAGCAGTAGAATAAGTAGTAGTACAGATGAAACTGAAAAATTTTTAGGTGAAGGAGAATGGCTATGGACCTACGCAAAGAAAAACGAAGAGCATACTCATTATGATTTCTATGTTTTCGGACATCGGCATTTACCGCTTGATTTAGAAGTCAACAAAAATTCGCGTTATATAAATTTAGGGGAATGGGTTAATTATAATACTTTTGCATCTTTTGATGGCAAAGATTTTGTACTAGATAAATTTAATGAAGAATAA
- a CDS encoding T9SS type A sorting domain-containing protein has protein sequence MIRILLILSVLYFTLSISYAQEGSKDSVEVESVEKDGRVNYPKKLLVNPEFDFKLKKTETGKFTLSFYKDTDKSTTIKIYDLIGNLIKQETVSKAGLFTKEYDLSYYNPKFFVVEAGSSEYNKTKSIIVE, from the coding sequence ATGATAAGAATTTTACTTATACTTTCTGTACTTTACTTTACGCTATCTATTTCATACGCTCAAGAAGGCTCAAAAGATAGTGTTGAAGTGGAAAGTGTAGAAAAAGACGGCAGAGTAAACTACCCTAAAAAGCTACTGGTAAATCCAGAGTTCGATTTTAAGCTAAAAAAAACAGAAACAGGAAAATTCACCCTCAGCTTTTATAAAGACACTGATAAGTCCACTACAATTAAGATTTATGATTTAATAGGCAATTTAATTAAACAAGAGACGGTCTCTAAAGCCGGGTTGTTTACGAAAGAGTATGATTTAAGCTACTATAACCCAAAGTTTTTTGTTGTGGAAGCGGGAAGTTCGGAGTACAATAAGACAAAATCGATCATAGTAGAATAG
- a CDS encoding serine/threonine-protein kinase, whose amino-acid sequence MGYSWSELEDIFQSALKIPASERENFVKDRAKDDERLKQTVLMMLRDVENADQYFDKLQEGIADGFEEKKENIYQSGDIIDKYKIIEQVGHGGMGQVYLAERNDQQFEQKVAVKCFSPEEVKENFFENFRNEQQFLANLNHAGIAHILDGGVTDDGIHYIIMEYVDGLPIDEYLKNHQLSIQEKIKLYLSICEAINYAHNRLILHLDIKPSNILVNREGQVKLLDFGIAQKIGTKLQKHTHKATPFYAAPEQIKMGDITTATDIFQLGVLFHIVLTSKNPLNPHEKNPYDREVILSNSAPKELISIIKVCLRESSEDRYVSVSALIQDVINYTNNIPVDVHTKNWSYRAEKFLARNMIKIALSFLVIISLVSGTIISAYQASIAKENEQKAVKTSEFLLDIFKNADPVQTEGGLTVKDILDNSTSSIEAKFDDRAFKLGLYDRLTNIYTNVYLWNDSRTLAEKVLNDYQDVDNISKLKIMSTLAGNYRELSEYQKADSVFGILLRKIDDPQENLPLDFKIENILALGKSKQIQGNYDTALYFINKASQLIEEDILEKDKADIFNHYASVFKDLSKFDSAAFYQKKAIQILEAKNTPESQTALAVYYNNQGNLFRDMSLYDSAIASFEHSISLKREIASKANLDIAITLSNLGGTYYKKKNYDSASAILNRAIDIFSTQLKPDNNFIVSTRYSLANIYYNQLKFEKALSEYKEILKVDTVNFGLDHPYVADDYISLSNCYKELNALDKAYEYLKKAENIIEEKFDESHQKTSYLYNKFGELFEKQENYTMAQIYYQESYNLANKYLGKEHRYTQLYKKDVERIAEIMKSSINRM is encoded by the coding sequence ATGGGATATTCTTGGAGTGAATTGGAAGATATTTTCCAAAGCGCATTGAAAATACCGGCCTCAGAGCGGGAAAATTTTGTTAAAGATAGAGCAAAAGATGATGAGCGTTTAAAACAAACTGTTCTCATGATGCTAAGAGATGTAGAAAATGCTGATCAATACTTTGACAAACTTCAAGAAGGGATAGCAGATGGGTTTGAGGAAAAAAAGGAAAATATATATCAATCTGGTGATATAATTGATAAATATAAAATAATTGAGCAAGTAGGTCATGGTGGCATGGGTCAAGTCTATTTGGCGGAAAGAAATGACCAACAATTTGAACAAAAAGTGGCTGTCAAGTGCTTTTCTCCTGAAGAGGTAAAAGAGAATTTCTTTGAAAATTTTAGAAATGAACAACAATTTCTTGCTAATCTTAATCATGCAGGAATAGCTCATATATTAGACGGAGGTGTTACAGATGATGGAATTCATTACATTATCATGGAATATGTGGATGGCTTGCCAATAGATGAATATTTGAAAAATCATCAATTAAGTATTCAAGAAAAGATCAAGCTTTATCTCAGTATCTGTGAAGCCATTAATTATGCACATAATAGGTTAATCCTACATTTAGATATAAAGCCTTCTAATATTTTAGTAAATAGGGAAGGGCAAGTTAAATTATTAGATTTTGGTATTGCGCAAAAAATCGGGACTAAGCTTCAAAAACACACTCATAAAGCAACCCCTTTCTATGCCGCCCCGGAACAAATTAAAATGGGGGATATCACAACAGCGACAGATATTTTTCAGTTGGGAGTATTGTTTCATATTGTCCTAACATCTAAGAATCCGTTAAATCCTCATGAAAAAAATCCTTATGATAGGGAAGTGATACTATCAAATTCAGCCCCTAAAGAACTAATTTCCATTATTAAGGTTTGTTTGAGGGAATCTTCAGAAGATCGGTATGTGTCAGTTTCAGCTCTCATTCAGGATGTTATAAATTACACTAATAACATTCCTGTTGATGTTCATACTAAAAACTGGTCTTACCGAGCCGAAAAGTTTCTAGCGAGAAATATGATCAAGATTGCTCTTTCCTTCTTAGTGATAATATCATTGGTATCAGGAACCATAATTTCTGCTTATCAAGCTAGTATAGCAAAGGAAAACGAACAAAAAGCTGTTAAGACAAGTGAATTTCTGTTGGATATTTTCAAAAATGCAGATCCGGTTCAAACTGAAGGAGGTTTAACGGTTAAAGATATTTTAGATAATAGCACCAGCAGCATTGAGGCAAAGTTTGACGATCGTGCTTTTAAGCTTGGTTTATATGATAGGTTGACTAATATTTATACCAATGTTTATCTGTGGAATGATTCTAGAACGCTTGCGGAAAAAGTATTGAATGATTATCAAGACGTTGACAACATTAGTAAATTGAAAATCATGAGCACTCTAGCTGGTAATTACCGTGAATTATCAGAGTACCAAAAAGCCGATTCAGTATTTGGTATATTACTACGAAAGATTGATGATCCTCAAGAAAACCTACCCTTAGATTTTAAGATTGAAAATATTTTGGCTCTTGGAAAATCAAAACAGATTCAAGGCAATTATGATACCGCTCTATATTTTATAAATAAAGCAAGTCAGCTGATAGAAGAAGATATTCTTGAAAAAGATAAAGCTGATATATTCAATCATTACGCATCAGTATTTAAAGATTTGTCCAAGTTTGACTCTGCTGCTTTCTATCAGAAGAAAGCAATACAAATTTTAGAAGCGAAAAATACTCCTGAAAGTCAGACTGCACTCGCAGTTTATTACAATAATCAAGGAAATCTATTTAGGGATATGTCTCTCTATGATTCTGCTATTGCTTCATTTGAACATTCAATTAGTCTGAAAAGGGAAATAGCATCTAAAGCAAATCTAGATATCGCTATTACTTTAAGTAATTTGGGAGGAACATATTATAAAAAAAAGAATTACGATAGTGCCTCTGCAATTCTCAACCGAGCTATTGATATATTTAGTACTCAACTAAAACCAGATAATAATTTCATTGTATCCACTCGCTACAGTTTGGCAAATATCTACTATAATCAATTGAAATTTGAAAAAGCCTTGTCTGAATATAAGGAAATTCTAAAAGTTGACACAGTCAATTTTGGGTTGGATCATCCTTATGTTGCTGATGATTATATCTCATTATCTAATTGCTACAAAGAACTAAATGCTTTGGATAAAGCATACGAATACCTCAAAAAAGCAGAAAATATAATTGAGGAAAAATTTGATGAAAGTCATCAAAAGACTTCTTATTTATATAATAAATTTGGGGAGCTATTTGAAAAGCAGGAAAACTACACAATGGCGCAGATATATTATCAAGAGTCCTACAATTTAGCTAATAAGTACTTAGGAAAAGAACATCGATACACTCAACTTTACAAAAAAGATGTGGAGCGAATTGCTGAAATTATGAAGAGTAGTATTAATAGAATGTAA
- a CDS encoding ECF-type sigma factor — MINQGEITQLLVQVNQGDMNAYNKIFPVIYGELRHIAHRIRFQYFGIETLNTTAIVHEAYLKIINSEANWNSRAHFYGVAGKAMRHILLNAARRKNAIKRGRDAQHLCFEEWEEKINLSDECSDELLRLDEVLNELERKDSKQVKLVECRFFANMTIEETAAVLDISPSTVKRNWQVIKAWIYSQIQARKTA, encoded by the coding sequence ATGATAAACCAAGGAGAAATAACACAGCTATTAGTTCAGGTAAATCAAGGGGATATGAATGCTTACAATAAGATATTCCCTGTGATTTATGGTGAATTACGACATATTGCGCATCGAATTCGTTTTCAATATTTTGGTATAGAAACATTGAACACCACTGCGATCGTCCATGAAGCATATTTGAAAATAATAAATTCAGAGGCTAATTGGAATAGTCGCGCTCATTTTTATGGAGTGGCAGGCAAAGCCATGCGTCATATTCTATTGAATGCAGCAAGAAGGAAAAATGCCATTAAAAGAGGTCGTGATGCCCAACATCTTTGCTTTGAAGAATGGGAAGAAAAAATTAATTTGTCGGATGAATGTTCAGATGAATTATTAAGATTAGATGAGGTCTTGAATGAATTAGAGAGAAAAGACAGCAAACAGGTAAAACTAGTGGAGTGTAGGTTTTTTGCCAATATGACTATAGAAGAAACAGCAGCAGTACTTGATATTTCACCTTCCACAGTAAAAAGAAATTGGCAAGTAATCAAGGCTTGGATTTACAGTCAGATTCAGGCTAGAAAAACGGCTTAA
- a CDS encoding RNA polymerase sigma factor — protein sequence MNNQKTMLDDSQLVGQYINGNEVAFEELVNRHKSRIFTTIYMIVKDHYVAEDLMQEVFIKAIRTLKSGRYNEEGKFLPWILRIAHNLAIDKFRKNKRYPTIVMDDGNSVFETLEFAEGTFEDAQMKKDVHKSLRKLISELPEAQKQVLIMRHYMDMSFKEISDQTGVSINTALGRMRYALINLRKKMQQYNIAYDQNFYS from the coding sequence ATGAATAATCAAAAAACAATGCTGGACGACAGCCAATTGGTCGGTCAGTATATCAATGGTAATGAAGTAGCGTTTGAAGAATTAGTAAACCGCCACAAATCAAGAATTTTCACTACTATCTACATGATTGTTAAAGATCATTACGTAGCTGAAGATTTAATGCAAGAAGTTTTCATCAAGGCTATACGAACTTTGAAATCTGGTCGTTATAACGAGGAAGGTAAATTTTTGCCCTGGATTTTAAGAATTGCACATAATTTAGCAATTGATAAGTTCCGGAAAAATAAAAGGTACCCTACCATCGTTATGGATGATGGAAATAGTGTATTCGAAACCCTCGAATTTGCAGAAGGCACTTTTGAGGACGCACAAATGAAGAAAGATGTGCATAAATCGCTTCGTAAATTGATATCGGAATTACCGGAAGCACAAAAACAAGTGCTGATCATGCGCCATTATATGGATATGAGTTTTAAGGAAATTTCCGATCAAACGGGCGTTAGCATCAATACTGCATTAGGCCGAATGCGCTATGCCCTCATTAATTTGAGGAAAAAGATGCAACAATATAATATAGCCTATGACCAAAATTTTTACTCATGA
- the nth gene encoding endonuclease III — protein MTRKERYEAFLEYFSKNQPQAETELHYENPYQLLVAVILSAQCTDKRVNIVTPALFEAFPTPEHLASSHFDEVLPYIKSISFMNNKTKHLLGMAKILVEEFNSVVPESIEDLQKMPGVGRKTANVIASVIYNQPAMAVDTHVFRVSKRLGLVNQNAKTPLEVEKTLIKHIPSEYVHVAHHWLILHGRYVCVARRPKCEECKITHLCRYFEKNKPLENQL, from the coding sequence ATGACAAGAAAAGAACGCTACGAAGCATTTTTAGAATATTTTTCTAAAAACCAGCCACAAGCAGAAACGGAATTACATTACGAAAATCCGTACCAACTGCTTGTGGCTGTTATTTTATCTGCCCAATGCACAGATAAAAGAGTAAACATAGTTACCCCTGCGCTTTTCGAGGCTTTTCCCACACCGGAGCATTTAGCCAGCTCACACTTTGATGAAGTACTTCCCTATATCAAAAGTATTTCTTTTATGAATAATAAAACCAAGCATTTGCTTGGTATGGCCAAAATATTGGTAGAGGAATTCAATTCTGTTGTGCCGGAATCCATAGAAGATTTACAGAAGATGCCGGGAGTCGGAAGAAAAACAGCCAATGTAATTGCTTCTGTCATTTATAATCAGCCGGCCATGGCGGTGGATACACATGTTTTTAGGGTTTCCAAAAGGTTGGGTTTGGTCAATCAAAATGCTAAAACGCCTTTGGAAGTAGAAAAAACTTTAATAAAACATATTCCTTCTGAGTATGTGCATGTTGCGCATCACTGGTTGATCTTGCATGGTAGGTATGTGTGTGTGGCAAGAAGACCGAAATGCGAAGAATGCAAAATCACTCATTTATGTAGGTATTTTGAGAAGAACAAACCATTGGAAAATCAATTATAA
- a CDS encoding SLC13 family permease — protein sequence MDQKAILKYWALALGPLLFLIIQIANPQFWFPEIGWDVFSIALWMIVWWVFEAIPIFATALLPMVLFPSTGVFNLSDATTPYASPIIFLFMGGFMLALAMEKHQLHRRIALNLIRLTGTNANGIILGFMLATAVLSMWISNTATAVMMLPIALSVVKLLEAHEDTFSGFNRFKAALFLGIAYSANVGGMATIIGTPPNVVLVGLVKSILGKEISFASWLIIGIPTVAIMLIIIYQMLTKVLFPHGITKIEKAELFIGQEIKQLGNWSKEEKWVAIIFSITALCWIFKSQVNSVLGIEILNDTVTAMSGGLATFLIPLNKSGKMLMNWEDMKNLPWGILILFGGGMTLAKAMETAGFVDMIGEAIRQYQNIPLWLLLLILTTLALFLTEVMSNVALTTIAIPMVLSIATGLDVDPLLLAIPVAMATSCAFMMPISTPPNAIVFSSGYISIKQMVRAGILLNLIAVIVLVVAGYFLAPFVGG from the coding sequence ATGGATCAAAAAGCCATTTTGAAATATTGGGCTTTGGCATTAGGACCATTACTATTCCTAATAATCCAAATTGCGAATCCCCAATTTTGGTTTCCTGAAATAGGTTGGGATGTATTTTCCATTGCTCTATGGATGATTGTTTGGTGGGTATTTGAAGCTATCCCGATCTTTGCTACTGCTCTTTTGCCAATGGTTTTATTTCCCAGCACAGGAGTATTTAATCTCTCTGATGCTACAACTCCCTATGCTAGCCCAATTATTTTCCTTTTTATGGGTGGATTTATGTTGGCTTTGGCAATGGAAAAACATCAACTCCATAGAAGAATTGCATTAAATTTAATTCGCCTTACAGGCACTAATGCCAATGGAATTATTTTAGGGTTTATGTTGGCTACAGCCGTCCTCAGTATGTGGATAAGCAATACAGCCACAGCGGTAATGATGTTGCCCATCGCGCTATCGGTGGTTAAATTATTGGAGGCACATGAAGACACCTTTTCAGGCTTCAACCGCTTTAAAGCAGCTCTTTTCTTAGGTATTGCATATTCCGCAAACGTTGGAGGTATGGCAACTATCATTGGGACTCCTCCAAATGTAGTTTTAGTAGGATTAGTAAAAAGTATTTTGGGCAAAGAAATTAGCTTTGCAAGCTGGTTAATAATTGGCATTCCAACAGTGGCGATTATGTTGATCATTATTTATCAAATGTTAACTAAAGTGCTTTTCCCACATGGGATCACTAAGATTGAGAAAGCAGAATTATTTATTGGTCAGGAAATAAAGCAGCTCGGAAATTGGAGCAAAGAAGAAAAATGGGTAGCCATCATTTTTAGTATTACAGCTTTATGTTGGATATTCAAATCTCAAGTCAATTCGGTATTGGGAATTGAAATTTTAAATGATACGGTTACTGCTATGTCAGGTGGATTAGCTACATTTTTAATTCCACTCAATAAGTCAGGTAAAATGTTGATGAACTGGGAAGACATGAAAAATCTTCCCTGGGGTATTTTAATATTATTTGGGGGCGGAATGACACTAGCCAAAGCAATGGAAACAGCTGGCTTTGTAGATATGATAGGGGAAGCTATTCGTCAGTATCAAAATATTCCACTATGGTTGTTGCTTTTAATATTAACTACCTTGGCACTTTTCTTAACTGAGGTGATGAGCAATGTTGCGCTCACTACTATAGCGATTCCGATGGTGTTAAGCATAGCTACTGGCTTGGATGTAGACCCGCTGTTGCTGGCTATTCCAGTAGCCATGGCCACAAGTTGCGCTTTTATGATGCCTATTAGCACTCCGCCCAATGCCATTGTCTTTTCAAGTGGTTATATCAGCATAAAGCAAATGGTAAGAGCTGGAATTTTATTAAATTTAATAGCAGTGATTGTATTAGTAGTTGCAGGATATTTTCTCGCGCCCTTTGTTGGGGGTTAA
- a CDS encoding 1-acyl-sn-glycerol-3-phosphate acyltransferase, with protein sequence MSFSYRNIIVTGYDKIKDRKPTLFVSNHQNTFMDGLALVKVAKNINPNILVRADIFKSKWASIALDIIHLIPIYRKKDNMGSVAQNNEIFKKCFDLFNQGKTLLIFPEGNHAIKRFLRSMQKGPARIAFQAEEENNFELGLNVAPFGLHYTNHPKRWYDLHIHFGEAFRVKDFQEVYQENPTKAQKQFTAKIGIDISAEMIDIKWHSEYEFMEKVRTLLKPYALKWAENNRSIVHAENELVNKIADQLQDDEQKSVVLQENTNSYFESVKKNNLTEDYIAEKPSVFKLFFKATGVLAGLPFWFVAKIINFIPEFIIEKKVIAGVKDITWHISLRTGIAMFLYPIYYLLTFIALGLSIGWILAGMIVCSFPLISIIMYETEYHFKKLKNAFIIFKKPQILKQEQELILEFKDLLMRNK encoded by the coding sequence ATGTCCTTTAGTTATCGAAATATCATAGTGACAGGTTATGATAAAATAAAAGATCGCAAACCCACTTTATTTGTCAGCAATCATCAAAACACTTTTATGGATGGTCTGGCTCTAGTTAAAGTTGCAAAAAATATCAATCCCAATATTCTGGTTAGAGCTGATATTTTCAAATCAAAATGGGCTTCTATTGCATTGGACATTATTCACTTGATCCCGATATACAGAAAGAAAGACAATATGGGAAGTGTGGCTCAAAACAATGAAATATTTAAAAAGTGTTTTGACTTATTCAACCAAGGGAAAACCTTATTAATTTTTCCCGAAGGAAATCACGCCATTAAGAGATTTTTGAGGTCAATGCAGAAAGGGCCAGCAAGAATTGCTTTTCAAGCAGAAGAAGAGAATAATTTCGAATTAGGCCTGAATGTGGCTCCTTTTGGTTTGCATTATACAAATCATCCCAAGAGATGGTATGATTTACATATTCATTTTGGTGAGGCTTTTCGAGTAAAGGATTTCCAAGAAGTATATCAGGAAAATCCGACCAAAGCTCAAAAGCAATTTACCGCTAAAATAGGAATAGATATTTCAGCTGAAATGATAGATATCAAGTGGCATTCAGAATATGAATTCATGGAAAAAGTTCGGACGCTGCTTAAGCCTTATGCTCTAAAATGGGCCGAGAATAATAGATCTATTGTTCATGCAGAAAATGAATTAGTAAATAAAATCGCAGACCAGCTGCAGGATGATGAGCAAAAATCAGTTGTATTGCAGGAGAATACTAACTCATATTTTGAATCAGTAAAGAAAAATAATCTGACAGAGGATTATATCGCTGAAAAACCATCTGTTTTTAAACTGTTTTTTAAAGCCACTGGAGTTTTGGCTGGATTACCTTTTTGGTTCGTAGCTAAAATCATCAATTTCATACCCGAATTTATAATTGAAAAAAAAGTAATAGCTGGAGTTAAAGATATTACATGGCATATTTCATTAAGAACAGGAATTGCAATGTTCCTTTATCCTATTTACTACTTGTTAACTTTTATAGCATTAGGTTTAAGTATAGGTTGGATATTAGCTGGGATGATAGTCTGCTCATTCCCTTTAATCTCTATTATAATGTACGAAACAGAATATCATTTCAAAAAACTGAAAAATGCCTTTATAATATTTAAAAAACCGCAAATTTTGAAGCAAGAACAAGAATTGATACTGGAGTTTAAAGACCTATTGATGCGAAACAAATAG
- a CDS encoding PspC domain-containing protein, with amino-acid sequence MEKNLERTRERVFAGVCGGIAKYFGWDAGKVRLLYVLISILSAAFPGILVYIILWFVMPEEKLSWKR; translated from the coding sequence ATGGAAAAGAATTTAGAAAGAACAAGAGAAAGAGTTTTTGCCGGTGTTTGCGGAGGAATAGCAAAATATTTTGGCTGGGATGCAGGTAAAGTTCGTCTGCTTTATGTATTGATATCAATTCTTAGCGCAGCATTTCCTGGTATATTAGTTTATATAATACTGTGGTTTGTGATGCCAGAAGAGAAATTGAGTTGGAAAAGGTAA
- a CDS encoding DUF4783 domain-containing protein, producing MKEFAIKYFLIIIISGFCLSNSHAQSESLFADVRSALKAGSSKELSQHFHDNIELNINGESGNYSNVHAEIYLKEFFKKHEPISFEYAHQGSSPEGLNYAIGNYVHSEGTYLVLIRAKKINGKEKIYIIDFSKE from the coding sequence ATGAAGGAATTTGCTATTAAATATTTCTTAATAATTATTATTTCAGGTTTCTGCTTGAGTAATAGTCATGCACAAAGTGAATCTCTTTTTGCTGATGTTAGATCTGCACTAAAAGCAGGGAGCTCAAAAGAATTATCTCAACATTTCCATGATAATATTGAGCTGAACATCAATGGAGAATCAGGAAATTATAGCAATGTACATGCTGAAATATATCTAAAAGAGTTTTTCAAAAAGCATGAACCCATTAGTTTTGAATATGCTCATCAAGGAAGTTCGCCCGAAGGGTTGAACTACGCAATAGGAAATTATGTCCATTCCGAAGGCACTTATCTTGTTCTAATAAGAGCAAAAAAAATTAATGGCAAAGAAAAAATATATATAATAGATTTTTCTAAGGAGTAA
- a CDS encoding DUF2179 domain-containing protein, with amino-acid sequence MQEFFQELGFTNNIFAFVILPLLIFLARVADVSIGTIRVILVMQGKKGLAPLLGFFESLIWLLAIGQIFQHIDNPVSYISYALGYAFGTYVGIILEEKMAIGRVVVRVITALPANDLIDYLERKNHRYSNIDATGNDGKVNIIFTVVKRNTLKELIPKIHEYNPKAFFTIEGVKKVSDEEVSFKENKGILIGKMLDIRSK; translated from the coding sequence ATGCAAGAGTTTTTTCAAGAATTGGGGTTCACCAATAATATATTTGCGTTTGTAATTCTACCATTATTGATCTTTTTGGCAAGGGTTGCGGATGTTTCCATAGGAACCATAAGAGTAATATTGGTAATGCAAGGTAAAAAAGGACTGGCTCCTCTCTTAGGTTTTTTCGAGTCTTTGATATGGTTGTTGGCTATAGGTCAGATTTTTCAGCATATTGATAATCCGGTGAGTTATATCTCTTACGCATTAGGCTATGCCTTTGGAACCTATGTAGGTATCATCTTAGAAGAGAAAATGGCAATCGGAAGAGTAGTGGTAAGAGTCATTACTGCATTACCTGCCAATGATTTAATTGATTATCTTGAAAGAAAGAACCATAGGTATTCAAACATTGATGCTACTGGAAATGATGGAAAAGTAAATATTATTTTTACTGTAGTGAAAAGAAACACTTTAAAAGAACTGATTCCTAAAATTCATGAATATAATCCAAAAGCATTTTTCACTATCGAAGGTGTGAAAAAAGTTAGTGATGAAGAGGTTTCTTTTAAGGAAAACAAAGGAATATTAATTGGTAAAATGCTAGATATTAGAAGTAAATAA